In Mixophyes fleayi isolate aMixFle1 chromosome 11, aMixFle1.hap1, whole genome shotgun sequence, one DNA window encodes the following:
- the LOC142107453 gene encoding alpha-tectorin-like, with protein sequence MHPYWGAVGGELGRGLFRFDEEMSFESTFKDMVDRCTSGQLVWVNNNGVISFNKAVSQYTPDAFPLTNGETFVTPFWGDVDNDLGGLVYYRETTESGVLQQITEDMGKHLPNKHYVATWAFIATWDKVAFYGAASKKVNTFQAVLTSDGYHYFAILNYGDIQWTTGTASDGDAFTGLGGTPAQAGFNSGDDTHYFNIPGSRTDEVLKIKSTSNVNYPGRWVFEVDEFKVPGGCIFQAKFAKEGEAFWKESICVTKCICQDGEVTCADEGCPATNTCEASGSFFTCKIKEKVCR encoded by the exons ATGCATCCGTATTGGGGAGCAGTAGGGGGTGAGTTAGGAAGAGGGCTGTTCAGGTTTGATGAAGAAATGAGTTTTGAGAGCACGTTTAAAGACATGGTGGACAGGTGCACTAGTGGACAGCTTGTCTGG GTAAATAACAATGGGGTAATCTCATTCAATAAAGCAGTGTCACAATATACACCAGATGCTTTCCCTCTGACGAATGGGGAGACATTTGTCACCCCTTTCTGGGGAGACGTGGACAACGACCTTGGAGGTTTAGTGTACTATAGAGAGACAACAGAGTCCGGTGTACTGCAGCAGATAACCGAGGATATGGGCAAGCACCTGCCAAACAAGCATTACGTAGCAACGTGGGCATTTATCGCCACCTGGGACAAAGTAGCCTTTTATGGAGCAGCATCTAAAAAG GTGAACACATTCCAGGCTGTCCTTACCTCCGACGGGTATCATTACTTTGCCATCTTAAATTATGGTGATATCCAGTGGACAACTGGAACTGCCAGTGACGGAGATGCGTTTACTGGCTTGGGTGGTACCCCTGCTCAG GCTGGATTTAACAGCGGTGATGACACACATTACTTCAATATCCCTGGATCCAGAACTGATGAGGTGTTGAAAATTAAGTCTACATCCAACGTCAACTACCCTGGTCGATGGGTATTCGAAGTCGACGAATTTAAGGTTCCCGGAGGCTGCATTTTCCAAG CAAAATTTGCCAAAGAAGGCGAAGCGTTTTGGAAAGAGTCCATCTGTGTCACAAAGTGCATATGCCAGGACGGCGAAGTGACCTGCGCGGATGAGGGCTGCCCTGCCACTAACACCTGCGAAGCCTCAGGGTCATTCTTCACGTGCAAAATCAAGGAAAAAGTCTGCCGCTGA